One Formosa sp. Hel3_A1_48 genomic window, AGCCAATGCACGTGCCAATAACAAAGGATGGCGCCTGGACTATACATTAGTTTCGACACCTTTAAAAGAAAACATAAAAAGAGCCGTTATACTAACTGAGGCAGTCCACAGTGACCACTGCCCTGTATTATTAGAATTGAATCTATAAAATTAAAATTATGCTTAAAAACCTCATTTTGTTATCCGTATTTGCACTATTAAGTACATCCTGTGTGTCCTCTAAACTATACAAAGAATTAGAAGGCAAATACAGTAATCTTAAATCAGATTATGATGAATTGTCTAGTAGTAATGACCAAGAAATTCTTCAAAAAAAAGAATTAGAACAACAACTCAGCATGCTTCAAGCATCGTTCGAGGACGTACAATCGGAACGCGATCTACTGCTGCAAGAGTTAGCGGCACTTCAAAAAAAATATGACAATTTAGATGCTGCTTACACAGCTTTAGAACAAAACAGTTCAAAGTCAATAGAAGAAAATGCACAAAAAAATAGAGAACTTCTTGCGCAACTTGAGGCCAAAGAACAAGCCCTTGCCGCGGAGAACGAACGCTTAATGCGCTTGGAGGCCGATATGCAAGAACGTGCCCAACGCATCGCAGAACTTGAAGCGTTAATTTCAGCTAAAGACCAAGCCATGACAGCCTTGAAAAATGCCATATCAAATGCTTTAACAGCATTTGAGGGCAAGGGTTTAACAATAGAACAACGTGACGGGAAAGTATACGTATCTATGGAAAACAAACTCCTCTTCAAGTCTGGATCCTGGGCTGTAGGTACTGAGGGTAAAAAAGCAATTCAACAGCTAGGAAAAGTCCTTGGTGAAAACCCAGATATAGCCGTTTTGATTGAAGGACACACAGACAACGTTCCTTATTCATCAGGTGGGCAGGTAGCAAATAATTGGGATTTATCGACCAAAAGAGCCACTTCAATAATTGCTATTCTGAGCCAAAACGAAAATATCAAACTTGAAAATCTGACTGCTGCAGGACGAAGCGAATTTGCACCAATTGCAACCAATGAAACAAAAGAAGGAAAGTCTAAAAATAGACGCATCGAGGTTGTCTTGACTCCAAAACTTGATGAAATTTCAAAATTATTGAATACTAACTAATGGAGTACACCAAATTACCAAATACCAATATTAAAGTCAGTAAAATTTGTCTTGGGACCATGACTTGGGGCAATCAAAATACTGAAGATGAGGGTTTTTCTCAAATGGATTATGCTGTCGAGCATGGGGTTAATTTTATTGATACTGCTGAACTATATCCAGTACCCGCTTCCAAAGAAACGCAAGGACGTACAAGCGAAATTATTGGAAATTGGTTGAGCGCACGAAACAACAGAGATCAGGTCATTATTGCAAGTAAGGTAGCTGGCCCTGGAGATTATACAGCTCATATAAGAACAACAGGCTTCAAGGGTAGTTCCATTGAAGATGCTGTAAATCTAGAACTCAAGCGGCTACAAACCGATTACATCGATTTATACCAATTGCACTGGCCAGAGCGTCAAACCAACACGTTCGGAATTCGGGACTTTACTCCAAACCCAAATGATCCTTGGATAGACAACTTTAATGAAGTCCTCCACAAATTAACTAAATTGGTAAACGCAGGGAAGATAAGAGCTTATGGGCTCTCTAACGAAAAAGGTTGGGGAAGTATGCGCTACCTAGAAGAAGTTAGGAAAGATAATTTACCAAAAATAAGTACTATTCAAAATGCCTATTCATTGCTTAATAGGGTTTTTGAGGGTGACTTGGCAGAAATATCAATCCGTGAAAATATGGGGCTTCTTGCCTATTCCCCTCTAGCATTTGGGGTTCTATCCGGAAAATACATTTTAGGCACAGCAGCAGACAATGCGCGCCTCAAGCTGTTTCCGCGCTTTGCACGTTACAGCAGCGTAGAATCTACAGAGGCCACAAAAGAATATCTAGCTTTAGCTAATGATTTGGGTATTTCACTCACCTCCCTTGCTCTAGCCTTTGTAAACCAACGACCATTTGTCACGAGCAATATTATTGGTGCAACTACATTGAAACAACTCGAAGAAAATATAAACAGTATTGAAATAAAGTTGAGTGAGGAGACTTTAGCAAGGATCAATGAAATTCACTCAAGGATCCCAAACCCTGCCCCTTAGAAGGGCTGATAAAACTAAGCCTTATTTGCCAACTGGCCACAAGCAGCATCAATATCTTTTCCTCTAGATCGACGCACAGTAACTGTAATATTTTTGGCTTCTAACATACTTACGTACTGCTCAATAACTGAAGTTTTGGCTTGCTGAAAAACACCATCATCGATAGGATTATACTCTATTAGATTCACTTTACTTGGGGCAAATTTACAGAAATCTATTAAGGCTAAAATATCTTTAGTAGTATCATTAATACCGTCCCAAACCACATACTCATAAGTAATTCTACGCTTGGTCTTAGCGTACCAAAACTGAAGTGCTGCGCGTAAATCCTCAAGTGGAAATGTTTCGTTAAAAGGCATGATTTTGGTGCGGACCTCATCAATTGCGGAATGTAAAGAAACTGCTAAATTAAATTTAACTTGATCTTCGGCCATCTTTTTTATCATTTTTGGGATTCCAGAAGTAGATACAACAATACGTTTTGGTGACATACCAAGTCCCTCACTTGAAGTGATTTTTTCTATTGCTTTCAGCACATTATTATAGTTCATGAGGGGTTCACCCATACCCATAAAAACAATATTGGTAAGTTTTTTGTTGTGATAAAGGCGGCTTTGCTTATCAATAGCAACCACTTGATCGTAAATTTCATCCGGATTTAAATTACGCATGCGCTTTAGCCTAGAAGTGGCGCAAAACTTACAATCCAAGCTACAGCCCACCTGAGACGAAACACAGGCGGTAGTTCGTTTTGCGGTTGGAATCAAAACAGATTCAACAATAAGTCCATCGTGAAGGCGAACAGCATTTTTCAAGGTTCCGTCCTTACTGCGTTGCATGGTGTCTACCTCAACATGATTGATGCTAAACGACTGCTCCAATAATTGTCGTGTATGTTTAGAAAGGTTGGTCATATCTTCAAATTTATGCACTCCTTTTTTCCAAAGCCATTCGTACACTTGCTTGCCGCGAAACGCCTGATCCCCATTCTCAGAGAAAAAAGACATGAGTTGATCTTTGGACAAAGCGCGAATATCTTTTTTTAAGGTGCTCAATTGAAGAGTTCTTAGGTTAAAAAAAGCCTCAACTGAGGCTTTTTTATATTATAAAATTAGCATGGCATCACCGTAGCTATAAAATTTGTATTGTTCTTTTACCGCTTCCTCGTATGCCTTTTTTACAAAGTCATAACCTCCAAAAGCAGAAGTCATCATCAGTAAGGTAGACTTTGGAGTATGAAAGTTTGTAATCATGCAATTAGCAATTGAAAAATCGTAAGGAGGAAAGATAAACTTATTGGTCCAACCAGAAAATTCATTTAATGTACCACTAGAAGATACCGAGCTTTCAATGGAGCGCATCACTGTAGTTCCAACCGCACATATTCGGCGTTTTTCTTTCAACGCTGTATTAATAGTTTGAGTAGCAGGTCCATCGATTATAATTTCTTCACTATCCATTTTGTGTTTTGAAAGGTCTTCAACTTCTACAGGATTGAAAGTCCCCAAACCAACATGAAGGGTAACTTCGGCAAAGTTAATCCCTTTAATTTCCAAACGTTTTAAAAGATGTTTTGAAAAATGAAGTCCAGCGGTTGGCGCGGCTACAGCACCTTCATTTTTGGCATAAATTGTTTGGTAACGCTCCTCGTCTTCGGGCTCAACATCTCGCCCAATGTATTTTGGAAGTGGTGTTTGCCCAAGGTCATTCAATTTTGATCTGAATTCTTCGTAAGACCCATCGAATAAAAAGCGAAGGGTTCTCCCTCTTGAGGTTGTATTGTCGATAACTTCAGCAACCAAACTCTCATCGTCGCCAAAATAAAGTTTGTTCCCAATCCTAATTTTTCGCGCCGGATCTACCAATACATCCCAAAGGCGCTGCTCGGCATTAAGCTCTCTGAGCAAAAAGACTTCGATACGGGCTCCGGTTTTTTCCTTATTCCCAAAAAGACGAGCTGGGAATACTTTAGTGTTGTTTAGAATCATCACATCTTCTTCGTCAAAATAATCAATAAGATCCTTGAAGTATTTGTGTTCAATAGTTTGTTTTTCTCGATTCAACACCATCAATCGGGCTTCGTCTCTGTTTTCAGAAGGGTATTTAGCCAAAAGACTGTCAGGCAGTTCAAAGTTAAAATGTGATAATTTCATTAATTTTTTATTTTTTACAAGTTGCAAATATACAACCACAGAATAGGCGTTGTCAAGTAATTAGAGGTTTATTTTCTATTTAATTAAGTTCAAAACCAAGCGCTGAGAGGTCAGACCAAAAATCTGGATAAGACTTAGAAACCACTTCGGCATCGTCAATAAAAAGCTGAGTTTTGAGTCCAAGGGGAGCAAATGCCATCGCCATGCGGTGGTCATTATAGGTCGCAATATGTATACTGGAGTTTAATTTATTTGGAGATTTTAGGTGTAAACTATTGTCTGTAATTTCAATTGAAGTCCCTAACTTTTTTATTTCGTTTTGTAGAGCGACTAGACGATCTGTTTCCTTGATTTTTAGCGTATGCAGCCCCGTCAAATTACACCCTATCTCTAGTCCCAAGCAAGTTACAGCGATAGTTTGTGCTATATCTGGTGCATTGGCCAAATCTAAAGTCAATAGTTTTGACTGTGGTTCAGCTAATTTTTTTAAGGACAAGGTAGTTTCATTAAACGAACTTTCTACACCAAGTTCCTTATAAATATTTTTCAACACAGCATCCCCCTGTAAGCTATTAGATTTATAGGCTGAGAGATCAATTTGCGTTCCAATTGGACTTAAGGCAACAATACTGTAAAAATAAGATGCTGAGGACCAATCGGACTCAACTGTAAAGGTCTTATTGATGTTTTCAGCAAATGGAAGA contains:
- a CDS encoding OmpA family protein; protein product: MLKNLILLSVFALLSTSCVSSKLYKELEGKYSNLKSDYDELSSSNDQEILQKKELEQQLSMLQASFEDVQSERDLLLQELAALQKKYDNLDAAYTALEQNSSKSIEENAQKNRELLAQLEAKEQALAAENERLMRLEADMQERAQRIAELEALISAKDQAMTALKNAISNALTAFEGKGLTIEQRDGKVYVSMENKLLFKSGSWAVGTEGKKAIQQLGKVLGENPDIAVLIEGHTDNVPYSSGGQVANNWDLSTKRATSIIAILSQNENIKLENLTAAGRSEFAPIATNETKEGKSKNRRIEVVLTPKLDEISKLLNTN
- a CDS encoding aldo/keto reductase, whose protein sequence is MEYTKLPNTNIKVSKICLGTMTWGNQNTEDEGFSQMDYAVEHGVNFIDTAELYPVPASKETQGRTSEIIGNWLSARNNRDQVIIASKVAGPGDYTAHIRTTGFKGSSIEDAVNLELKRLQTDYIDLYQLHWPERQTNTFGIRDFTPNPNDPWIDNFNEVLHKLTKLVNAGKIRAYGLSNEKGWGSMRYLEEVRKDNLPKISTIQNAYSLLNRVFEGDLAEISIRENMGLLAYSPLAFGVLSGKYILGTAADNARLKLFPRFARYSSVESTEATKEYLALANDLGISLTSLALAFVNQRPFVTSNIIGATTLKQLEENINSIEIKLSEETLARINEIHSRIPNPAP
- the rlmN gene encoding 23S rRNA (adenine(2503)-C(2))-methyltransferase RlmN, with the translated sequence MSTLKKDIRALSKDQLMSFFSENGDQAFRGKQVYEWLWKKGVHKFEDMTNLSKHTRQLLEQSFSINHVEVDTMQRSKDGTLKNAVRLHDGLIVESVLIPTAKRTTACVSSQVGCSLDCKFCATSRLKRMRNLNPDEIYDQVVAIDKQSRLYHNKKLTNIVFMGMGEPLMNYNNVLKAIEKITSSEGLGMSPKRIVVSTSGIPKMIKKMAEDQVKFNLAVSLHSAIDEVRTKIMPFNETFPLEDLRAALQFWYAKTKRRITYEYVVWDGINDTTKDILALIDFCKFAPSKVNLIEYNPIDDGVFQQAKTSVIEQYVSMLEAKNITVTVRRSRGKDIDAACGQLANKA
- the queA gene encoding tRNA preQ1(34) S-adenosylmethionine ribosyltransferase-isomerase QueA, giving the protein MKLSHFNFELPDSLLAKYPSENRDEARLMVLNREKQTIEHKYFKDLIDYFDEEDVMILNNTKVFPARLFGNKEKTGARIEVFLLRELNAEQRLWDVLVDPARKIRIGNKLYFGDDESLVAEVIDNTTSRGRTLRFLFDGSYEEFRSKLNDLGQTPLPKYIGRDVEPEDEERYQTIYAKNEGAVAAPTAGLHFSKHLLKRLEIKGINFAEVTLHVGLGTFNPVEVEDLSKHKMDSEEIIIDGPATQTINTALKEKRRICAVGTTVMRSIESSVSSSGTLNEFSGWTNKFIFPPYDFSIANCMITNFHTPKSTLLMMTSAFGGYDFVKKAYEEAVKEQYKFYSYGDAMLIL
- a CDS encoding 3-phosphoshikimate 1-carboxyvinyltransferase, with the protein product MQISINKSEIKPFSSLKITGSKSESNRVLLLQALYKGLKINNLSNSDDSQLMQAALASDSSTVDIHHAGTAMRFLTAYFATRSGTTTTLTGSSRMQERPIKILVEALNSLGASITYTKNEGYPPLLIEGKSLTDNKVYLKANVSSQYISALLLIAPTLSKGLSLHLEGNITSVPYIKMTLSLLKELGVQTAFDGQMISVLPFAENINKTFTVESDWSSASYFYSIVALSPIGTQIDLSAYKSNSLQGDAVLKNIYKELGVESSFNETTLSLKKLAEPQSKLLTLDLANAPDIAQTIAVTCLGLEIGCNLTGLHTLKIKETDRLVALQNEIKKLGTSIEITDNSLHLKSPNKLNSSIHIATYNDHRMAMAFAPLGLKTQLFIDDAEVVSKSYPDFWSDLSALGFELN